From one Rhodoferax sp. PAMC 29310 genomic stretch:
- the can gene encoding carbonate dehydratase, whose protein sequence is MPHKLFAHNRAWAAQMEAERPGFFTDLMSQQKPRFMWIGCSDSRVPANQITGLEPGEVFVHRNVANVVVPTDLNCLSTVQFAVDQLKVEHLMVVGHYGCGGVRAALENVRVGLADNWLRHIKDVRDRHSAILDPAPESARLDILCELNVIEQVMNVAQTTVMQDAWGRGQKVSLHGWVYGLKDGLLKDLNITIDGLDGMAPLHRAAIAGVASASR, encoded by the coding sequence ATGCCACATAAGCTCTTTGCCCACAACCGTGCCTGGGCCGCGCAAATGGAGGCCGAGCGCCCCGGCTTCTTCACGGACCTCATGAGCCAGCAAAAGCCACGCTTCATGTGGATTGGCTGCTCTGACAGTCGTGTGCCCGCCAACCAGATCACCGGGCTGGAGCCGGGTGAGGTGTTTGTGCACCGCAATGTGGCCAATGTGGTAGTGCCCACCGACCTGAATTGCCTGTCCACCGTGCAATTTGCAGTGGACCAGCTCAAGGTGGAGCACCTCATGGTGGTGGGCCACTACGGCTGCGGTGGAGTGCGTGCGGCGTTGGAAAACGTGCGCGTGGGCTTGGCCGACAACTGGCTGCGCCACATCAAAGACGTGCGCGACCGCCACAGCGCCATTTTGGACCCCGCGCCCGAGTCTGCCCGGCTGGACATTTTGTGCGAGTTGAATGTCATTGAGCAGGTGATGAACGTCGCCCAAACCACCGTCATGCAAGACGCCTGGGGGCGCGGCCAAAAAGTGAGTTTGCACGGCTGGGTGTATGGCCTGAAAGATGGCTTGCTGAAGGATCTGAACATCACGATTGATGGCCTGGACGGCATGGCCCCGCTGCACCGTGCGGCCATCGCTGGCGTCGCCAGTGCCAGCCGCTAA